A window of Roseiflexus castenholzii DSM 13941 genomic DNA:
TCAGACCCGACCCGATGCCCCGACGCCCCGACGCCCCCAGTAAGGGCGGGTCTCAGACCCGCCCCGACGCCCCCAACGCCCCGACGCCCCGACGCCCCCAGTAGGGCGGGTCTCAGACCCGCCCCGACGCCCCGACGCCCCCAGTAGGGCGGGTCTCAGACCCGCCCCGACGCCCCGACGCCCCGACGCCCCGGCGCCCCGACGCCCCGACGCCCCCAGTAAGGGCGGGTCTCAGACCCGCCCCGAAGCGACGACTCGTTGCCAGAAAAACTGGTATACTACAAACGTGGAAGTAAACGGTGTGGAACAGCGAAATGGCGCTCGCTGCAATCCTCTTCGACCTTGATGGTACGCTCTACCCTCGCTCCGCAGGCGTTCAGCGCGCCCTTGACGAGCGCATGAACGCATACGTGCAGCAGATCACCGGCTGTGCCCTCGACGAAGCGCCGGCACTGCGCCATTCCTGGTTTATCCGCTACGGGACGACCCTCACCGGATTACAGCGCGAATACCATGTCGATGTCGAAGATTACCTGCGTGCCATTCACAATATTCGTCTGGACACGTTTCTGGCGCGCGACCGTGAACTCGATGCGCTGCTCGACCGGCTTGATCTTCGACGGGCGATTTTTACCAACTCGCCTGCCGAACACGCAGCGCGCGTGCTACGCGCGCTTGGCGTCGCGCAGCACTTTCCGCTCATCTTCGATATTCGCTTCTTCGAGTTTCAGCCGAAACCGAACCGAATCGCCTACACCCGCGCCCTCGACGCACTCGGCGTCACCGCCAGCGAAACGGTGCTGATCGAAGATACACCACAGAACCTGCCCCCGGCGCGTGAACTCGGCATGCGCACTATTCTGATTGACGAACAGGGCACGCATTCCCCTGATGGCATTGCCGACCACGTCGTGCCAGACATTCGTGCTGCGCTGCGTCTGGTGAATGGCGACGTTGGACGGATCTGAATGAACCCCGCGTAGGGAGCAGGGCTGAGACCTGCCCCCTACTGGGAGCAGGGCTGAGACCTGCCCCCTACTGCCCCTACGGTGATGCCGTAGGTT
This region includes:
- a CDS encoding pyrimidine 5'-nucleotidase, producing the protein MWNSEMALAAILFDLDGTLYPRSAGVQRALDERMNAYVQQITGCALDEAPALRHSWFIRYGTTLTGLQREYHVDVEDYLRAIHNIRLDTFLARDRELDALLDRLDLRRAIFTNSPAEHAARVLRALGVAQHFPLIFDIRFFEFQPKPNRIAYTRALDALGVTASETVLIEDTPQNLPPARELGMRTILIDEQGTHSPDGIADHVVPDIRAALRLVNGDVGRI